From Methyloterricola oryzae, the proteins below share one genomic window:
- the hslU gene encoding ATP-dependent protease ATPase subunit HslU produces the protein MTQMTPREIVHELDKHIVGQAAAKRAVAIALRNRWRRARVDQSLRDEITPKNILMIGPTGVGKTEIARRLARLAQAPFIKVEATKFTEVGYVGRDVESIIRDLVDAAVKMTRQAEMGKVQARAEKAAEEAVLDVLLPGAETWSAADASGESPTRQKFRQKLRSGELDDKEIEIEVQASPMGVEIMAPPGMEEMSSQLQSLFQNIGSNRRRMRKLRVKDALKVLREEEAAKMVNEEDVKLRAVEAVEQNGIVFIDEIDKICKRSDYGGPDVSREGVQRDLLPLVEGSTVSTKYGMIRTDHILFIASGAFHLSKPSDLIPEMQGRFPIRVELDALAAEDFVRILTEPDASLTEQYAALLGTEGVDVKFTDEGIARVAQISFEVNERTENIGARRLHTVLERLLENVSYSAADFDGQTVTVDAGFVDQQLGELAQDEDLSRYIL, from the coding sequence ATGACCCAAATGACGCCCAGAGAAATCGTCCACGAGCTTGACAAGCACATAGTCGGTCAAGCAGCAGCCAAGCGCGCGGTGGCCATCGCCTTACGCAACCGTTGGCGGCGCGCCCGCGTGGATCAGTCCTTGCGTGACGAGATCACACCCAAGAACATACTCATGATCGGGCCCACCGGTGTGGGCAAGACGGAGATTGCGAGACGGCTGGCGCGCCTGGCGCAGGCTCCCTTCATCAAGGTGGAAGCGACGAAGTTCACCGAAGTGGGCTACGTCGGACGCGACGTGGAATCCATCATCCGTGACCTGGTGGATGCCGCGGTGAAGATGACACGCCAGGCGGAAATGGGAAAGGTGCAAGCACGCGCAGAAAAGGCAGCGGAAGAGGCGGTGCTCGATGTCTTGCTACCGGGCGCCGAAACCTGGTCCGCCGCAGATGCTTCAGGCGAATCGCCCACCCGGCAGAAGTTCCGCCAGAAGCTGCGCAGTGGCGAACTGGACGACAAGGAAATCGAGATCGAAGTCCAGGCTTCGCCCATGGGCGTCGAGATCATGGCGCCGCCCGGCATGGAGGAAATGAGCAGCCAGTTGCAGAGCCTGTTCCAGAACATAGGGTCAAACCGCCGCCGCATGCGCAAGTTGCGGGTAAAAGATGCTCTTAAGGTGCTGAGGGAGGAAGAGGCGGCAAAGATGGTCAATGAGGAGGATGTCAAACTGCGTGCCGTGGAAGCGGTGGAGCAAAATGGCATTGTTTTCATCGACGAGATCGACAAGATCTGCAAGCGCTCCGATTACGGCGGTCCCGATGTTTCCCGCGAGGGCGTGCAGCGCGATCTGCTGCCCTTGGTGGAAGGCAGTACGGTGAGCACGAAATACGGGATGATTCGCACCGATCACATCCTGTTCATCGCGTCGGGGGCTTTTCACTTGTCCAAGCCCTCAGACCTGATACCGGAGATGCAGGGACGGTTTCCCATCCGTGTGGAGCTTGATGCCTTGGCAGCCGAGGATTTTGTCCGCATCCTGACTGAACCTGATGCGTCGCTGACCGAGCAGTATGCGGCCTTGTTGGGCACGGAAGGGGTCGATGTGAAGTTCACGGATGAGGGGATTGCCCGCGTCGCTCAGATCAGCTTTGAAGTCAACGAGCGAACTGAAAACATCGGCGCGCGCCGCCTTCACACGGTGCTGGAGCGGCTTCTGGAAAACGTGTCCTATTCTGCTGCCGACTTCGACGGGCAGACCGTGACTGTCGATGCCGGCTTCGTCGACCAACAACTGGGCGAGTTGGCCCAGGATGAAGACCTGAGCCGGTACATACTATGA
- the hslV gene encoding ATP-dependent protease subunit HslV, producing the protein MVESFHGTTIVSVRRGDSVVLGGDGQVTLGNTVMKGNARKVRRLYHGRVLAGFAGATADAFTLFERFEGQLEKQRGNLTKAAVELVKDWRTDRALRRLEALLAVADAKASLIISGTGDVIEPENGLIAIGSGGPFAQSAARALWENTELGAREIVEKALHIAADICIYTNHNLTIEELGSTSEDVA; encoded by the coding sequence ATGGTGGAATCCTTTCACGGTACAACAATCGTTTCCGTACGCCGGGGCGACTCTGTGGTCTTGGGTGGTGACGGCCAGGTCACTCTGGGAAACACCGTCATGAAAGGCAACGCCCGCAAGGTTCGGCGGCTTTACCACGGACGAGTCCTTGCAGGCTTTGCCGGCGCTACCGCGGATGCCTTTACCCTGTTCGAGCGCTTTGAGGGCCAACTGGAAAAGCAGCGAGGCAACCTGACCAAGGCGGCGGTGGAACTGGTGAAGGATTGGCGCACCGACCGCGCTTTGCGCCGCCTGGAGGCATTGCTAGCCGTGGCCGATGCAAAGGCCTCCCTGATCATTTCCGGCACGGGCGACGTGATCGAGCCTGAAAACGGCCTCATCGCAATCGGCTCCGGTGGCCCATTCGCGCAGTCCGCCGCCCGAGCGCTGTGGGAAAACACGGAGCTGGGCGCGCGCGAGATCGTGGAAAAGGCTCTTCACATCGCCGCTGACATCTGCATTTATACCAATCACAATCTGACCATCGAAGAATTAGGTTCCACGAGCGAAGACGTTGCTTGA
- a CDS encoding cytochrome C assembly family protein, translating to MNPTLPGIAAILAYAAATAALVKSFNSDYILSPVSKREKLTTLVLGWLAALFHAVSLNGMCDRAGHVNFSFLSTSSLAALSIVIILLVTAVTKPIDKLGVVIFPLAAMIVLARVVFPEEAHVLKTHSWQMNVHILVSMLSYSFLNIAALQALLVAFQDRHLRRHQSSGLVRSLPPLQTMEKLLFQLIGAGFVLLSISLISGFFFIENLFAQHLAHKTILSILAWFVFAVLLGARATRGWRGQIAIRWTLGGFLALMLAYFGSKMVLEWILKKG from the coding sequence ATGAACCCTACCCTGCCGGGTATTGCAGCGATTCTCGCCTATGCCGCGGCCACCGCCGCACTGGTCAAATCGTTCAACTCCGACTATATCCTGTCGCCCGTTTCCAAGCGTGAGAAGCTGACCACACTCGTACTCGGTTGGCTGGCCGCCCTTTTTCACGCGGTGAGTCTGAACGGCATGTGCGACCGCGCCGGGCACGTAAATTTCAGTTTCCTCAGCACCTCGTCCCTGGCGGCGCTCAGCATTGTCATCATCCTGCTGGTGACCGCTGTCACCAAACCGATCGATAAGCTGGGGGTCGTCATTTTCCCTCTGGCTGCAATGATCGTCCTGGCACGCGTCGTATTTCCCGAAGAAGCGCATGTGCTCAAGACACATTCATGGCAAATGAATGTGCATATCCTGGTTTCCATGCTTTCCTACAGTTTCTTGAATATCGCTGCCTTGCAGGCTTTGCTGGTCGCATTTCAAGATCGGCACCTGAGGCGGCACCAGAGTAGCGGTCTGGTAAGGTCCCTGCCACCGTTGCAGACCATGGAAAAGCTCTTGTTTCAGCTGATCGGAGCGGGGTTTGTACTGTTAAGTATCTCTCTGATTAGCGGGTTCTTTTTCATCGAGAACCTGTTCGCGCAGCACCTGGCCCACAAGACGATCCTGTCGATTCTGGCCTGGTTCGTTTTTGCCGTGTTATTGGGAGCCCGAGCGACCCGTGGCTGGCGCGGGCAGATTGCGATCCGCTGGACCCTGGGTGGCTTCCTGGCGCTAATGCTTGCCTACTTCGGAAGCAAGATGGTTTTGGAGTGGATATTGAAGAAGGGCTGA
- a CDS encoding flagellar protein FliT has product MTTIERDALAEALIETTLHLRHAIESGEPDALESLQSKRVVILKALFSDLDDADFSEGRWLELVRKVQVLNRELVELAQQARDKAGHELANLRRMRKAESNYSKIYEDTI; this is encoded by the coding sequence ATGACCACCATCGAGCGCGATGCTCTGGCCGAGGCCCTGATTGAAACGACCCTGCATCTGAGGCACGCCATCGAATCCGGCGAGCCTGATGCGTTAGAGTCCCTGCAAAGCAAGCGAGTCGTCATTTTGAAAGCTTTGTTTTCGGATCTCGACGACGCGGATTTTTCAGAAGGACGTTGGCTTGAACTGGTTCGGAAGGTTCAGGTATTGAACCGAGAATTAGTTGAACTGGCGCAACAGGCCCGCGATAAGGCGGGTCACGAACTCGCTAATCTCAGACGGATGCGCAAAGCGGAGTCCAACTACTCAAAGATTTACGAGGACACGATCTAA
- the fliS gene encoding flagellar export chaperone FliS produces the protein MTPARRALNEYKQTNIDAGAAYADPHTLITMLFDGVQERISIAKGAMERKDFATKGKAISKAMDIIAYLQSCLDKEKGGDLASNLDSLYDYMIRRLLDASSANKPELLDEVSSLLQEVGSAWSAIRVAANKQVEGEAAASVGEV, from the coding sequence ATGACCCCGGCGCGGCGCGCATTAAACGAATATAAACAGACGAACATTGATGCAGGCGCGGCCTATGCCGATCCGCACACGCTGATTACGATGCTGTTCGATGGAGTGCAAGAGCGGATTTCCATCGCCAAAGGTGCCATGGAGCGTAAGGACTTTGCGACCAAAGGTAAGGCGATCAGCAAGGCCATGGATATCATCGCTTACCTTCAGTCTTGCCTGGATAAAGAAAAAGGTGGGGACCTCGCCTCTAACCTGGATTCCCTCTACGACTATATGATTCGCCGCCTGCTCGATGCCAGCAGTGCAAACAAGCCGGAACTTCTGGACGAGGTCAGTTCGCTGCTGCAGGAAGTTGGTAGCGCCTGGTCGGCAATCCGGGTTGCGGCTAATAAGCAGGTCGAAGGAGAGGCTGCTGCCTCTGTTGGTGAGGTTTGA
- the fliD gene encoding flagellar filament capping protein FliD: protein MASIVSSTGLGSGIDINGLVTQLVEAEQKPVTARLDKKEAGIQAKVTAFGTFKSALADFRSSLSGLTSLNQFKQVSATSSNEDMLTVSAASNADLGNYKVEVKQLAQSHALASSGTYKTANDPVGTGTLTIKFGTYTTASGASGTTTTFTQNAEKGSLTLNIDGTNNTLAGIRDAINKANAGVSAAILFNGTGYQLVLNSADSGAKNAMQITGIDALQYTGGTVAGDAAIQTQTAEDALLNINGLPVSSASNTVSNVLKGVTFKLLKAEDPNSKTLIDVGITKGSSDDTSKALEAFTKAYNDLLSTIKEVASYDAEAKKAGPLLGDPAVQGAMSMVRSLLTQPIPGLTGSVRSLVDIGLKTSADGTVSLDSSKLSKALESNRDEVAALFSVIGRASDSGVQYVDANPETQPGSYGVEVTRAATQGTLKGGGALSLSVGTPLVISAGVNDSFSINVDGAVSGTIKLTAGNYTDSQSLLTEIQSRINGDESLRKVGLSVTASLDEGNHLLITSKSFGSASKVSMGSSNATLGLDSSAMATDGTDIAGTIGGLAAEGKGQQLSAIGGAATGLKVLIEDNSVGLRGSVVFSRGLMERLNKALGSILGSTGSVAARSAGMQKDLDQITEDRTKLADRMEKFQARLLKQFTAMDSLVGQLQSTGSYLSQQLKNLPYSGNSN from the coding sequence ATGGCCAGCATTGTATCTTCGACCGGATTGGGATCAGGCATTGACATCAACGGCCTGGTTACCCAGTTGGTGGAAGCCGAGCAAAAGCCCGTCACAGCCCGCCTAGATAAAAAGGAAGCGGGCATCCAGGCAAAGGTGACTGCGTTTGGCACGTTCAAATCAGCGCTTGCCGACTTCAGAAGCAGCCTTTCCGGGCTGACCAGTCTCAACCAATTCAAGCAGGTCAGCGCGACGTCCAGCAACGAAGACATGCTGACGGTTTCTGCTGCCAGTAATGCCGACCTCGGAAACTACAAGGTCGAGGTCAAGCAACTGGCGCAGTCTCATGCGTTGGCGAGTTCGGGAACGTACAAGACAGCCAATGACCCAGTCGGCACCGGTACGCTGACCATCAAGTTCGGAACCTACACGACCGCTTCGGGTGCATCCGGCACCACAACGACCTTCACCCAAAATGCGGAAAAAGGTAGTTTGACCCTGAATATTGATGGCACCAACAATACGCTGGCTGGGATTCGCGACGCCATCAACAAAGCTAATGCGGGTGTGTCCGCCGCCATACTTTTCAATGGCACGGGCTATCAGTTGGTACTGAATTCGGCGGACAGCGGCGCCAAGAATGCCATGCAAATAACAGGTATTGATGCTCTCCAGTACACCGGCGGGACTGTTGCGGGTGACGCTGCAATACAGACCCAAACTGCGGAGGATGCACTACTCAATATCAATGGACTACCGGTATCCAGCGCAAGCAACACGGTGAGCAATGTCCTGAAAGGGGTGACGTTCAAGTTGCTCAAGGCTGAGGATCCAAATTCAAAAACATTGATCGATGTCGGAATCACCAAGGGTAGCAGCGACGATACGAGCAAGGCGCTAGAGGCTTTTACGAAAGCTTACAATGACTTGTTGTCGACCATCAAGGAAGTGGCGAGTTACGACGCGGAGGCCAAGAAAGCCGGACCTCTGCTTGGAGACCCTGCGGTTCAGGGGGCAATGTCAATGGTGCGAAGCCTTCTGACCCAGCCAATTCCCGGTTTGACGGGATCGGTCAGAAGCTTGGTCGACATCGGTCTTAAAACCAGTGCCGATGGCACGGTAAGCCTGGACAGCAGCAAACTGAGCAAAGCCTTGGAAAGCAATAGGGATGAAGTCGCTGCGTTGTTTTCGGTTATTGGGCGGGCGAGTGATTCTGGCGTGCAGTACGTGGACGCAAACCCCGAGACCCAGCCTGGAAGCTATGGTGTCGAGGTGACGCGTGCAGCAACGCAGGGGACTTTGAAGGGGGGGGGGGCGCTTTCACTGAGCGTCGGCACCCCGCTAGTAATTTCTGCGGGTGTTAATGACAGCTTCAGTATTAACGTTGACGGTGCAGTATCCGGGACGATCAAGCTTACCGCCGGAAATTACACCGACAGTCAGTCGCTTCTGACTGAGATCCAGTCCCGCATCAACGGGGACGAATCGCTGCGCAAAGTGGGCTTGTCCGTGACCGCGTCCTTGGACGAAGGCAACCACTTACTGATCACATCCAAGAGCTTTGGCTCTGCGTCGAAAGTCAGCATGGGTAGTTCCAATGCCACGCTAGGGCTCGATTCGTCTGCCATGGCTACGGATGGAACCGACATTGCGGGAACCATTGGCGGTCTTGCGGCCGAGGGCAAGGGCCAGCAATTGAGTGCTATCGGTGGCGCGGCTACCGGTCTGAAGGTACTGATCGAGGACAACAGCGTAGGTCTCCGAGGGTCGGTCGTGTTCTCCAGGGGGTTGATGGAGCGGCTCAACAAGGCGCTGGGCAGCATTCTGGGTTCGACAGGTTCGGTTGCGGCGCGCAGCGCCGGTATGCAGAAGGACCTTGACCAGATTACCGAAGATCGCACGAAACTCGCTGACCGCATGGAAAAGTTTCAAGCGCGACTTTTGAAACAGTTTACCGCCATGGACTCGCTGGTAGGACAGCTTCAGTCCACGGGTAGCTATTTGAGCCAGCAATTGAAGAATTTGCCGTACAGCGGCAACTCGAATTAG
- a CDS encoding flagellar protein FlaG translates to MDTINPIQGMKAVPLPAWQRGQGGQGSEEAARSASDPSSEGVVRLASQGQVVAPATKTEDATLPGREAPSGKQQVEEAVKNVNDFLQVVRRSLQFKLDDDTGHMIVQIKDEETGEVIRQIPREEVVKIAKELDRLKGLLFEGKV, encoded by the coding sequence ATGGACACCATAAACCCAATCCAAGGCATGAAAGCCGTTCCACTTCCTGCCTGGCAACGGGGACAGGGGGGGCAGGGAAGTGAGGAAGCAGCCAGATCGGCGAGTGATCCTTCTTCAGAAGGTGTGGTTCGCTTAGCTTCACAAGGCCAAGTGGTTGCTCCAGCAACCAAAACTGAGGATGCTACGCTACCGGGTCGGGAAGCGCCGTCGGGGAAGCAGCAGGTAGAAGAAGCCGTAAAGAACGTCAACGATTTTCTTCAAGTGGTAAGACGCTCATTGCAGTTCAAATTGGATGACGATACCGGTCACATGATTGTGCAGATCAAGGATGAGGAAACAGGCGAAGTGATCAGGCAGATCCCTCGGGAGGAGGTAGTCAAGATCGCGAAAGAGCTGGATCGCTTGAAGGGACTGTTGTTCGAGGGCAAGGTCTGA
- a CDS encoding flagellin N-terminal helical domain-containing protein → MAQVINTNIASINAQRNLYKSGIAMNTAMERLSSGLRINSAKDDAAGLAIADRMSSQIRGLNQAQRNANDGISVAQVAEGALGEVTGVLQRMRELAVQAANDTNTASDRLSIQKEVSQLQQEITRIATQTQFNGKNVLNGDFTAQKFQIGAYSEQTISFSIGSARATDIGANSLVSNGSATGVSGTAANAVTGTSVFAAGTAASGGFIQAQTLTITGSTGTPTAVGVSGSATHNISAKYVADAVNGAAATTNVNATAVTKAYLSGLTASGTFQMELFGSNEATKAADTGVLITTNITNANDLSDLANAINNVASATGITAELSADKASITMTQSQGYNIGIQNFKNANGATGSSAGQLNLQTVNASSTQTAAVAGSGGFLIGAKTTLTSVAAGAASGSAVVVGTVAFSSSQGYSITTSTSGTLFGQTTVASQLDNVGNATVATQKQANDAIKRIDGALSFVDDLRATLGAIQNRFSSAISSMQVSVENVSAARSRVQDADFASETAELSRTQILQQAGTAMLSQANASSQNVLSLLR, encoded by the coding sequence ATGGCACAAGTCATCAACACAAACATTGCTTCAATTAACGCGCAGAGAAATCTGTACAAGTCGGGAATAGCCATGAACACGGCGATGGAACGACTGTCTTCAGGTCTGCGTATTAACAGCGCGAAAGACGATGCGGCAGGTCTCGCCATCGCCGACCGCATGTCATCGCAAATCAGGGGTTTGAATCAGGCGCAGCGCAACGCCAATGATGGCATTTCGGTCGCACAAGTTGCCGAAGGTGCGCTGGGCGAGGTGACCGGTGTTCTGCAACGTATGCGCGAACTGGCAGTACAGGCAGCTAACGATACGAACACGGCGTCCGACCGGTTGTCTATTCAGAAGGAAGTGTCGCAACTGCAGCAGGAAATTACCCGCATTGCGACTCAGACCCAATTCAATGGAAAAAATGTTCTGAACGGCGATTTCACCGCACAGAAATTTCAGATTGGCGCCTACTCCGAGCAGACAATCAGTTTCTCGATTGGAAGTGCGCGTGCTACTGATATTGGGGCAAACAGTCTTGTCTCCAATGGTTCTGCCACTGGTGTATCCGGAACTGCCGCCAACGCAGTCACAGGTACCAGCGTTTTCGCCGCAGGTACCGCGGCCTCGGGTGGGTTCATTCAAGCTCAAACGTTGACAATCACGGGTTCCACTGGTACGCCAACAGCAGTGGGCGTCTCGGGTTCAGCGACACATAACATCAGTGCCAAGTACGTTGCTGACGCAGTCAACGGTGCTGCCGCTACGACGAATGTTAACGCGACCGCTGTTACCAAGGCATATTTGTCTGGATTGACTGCTAGCGGTACATTCCAGATGGAGTTGTTTGGATCAAACGAAGCGACCAAGGCGGCGGATACAGGGGTTCTGATCACAACTAATATTACGAATGCAAATGATCTAAGCGACTTAGCCAACGCAATCAACAATGTTGCATCTGCAACTGGTATCACGGCTGAACTAAGCGCAGATAAAGCATCAATTACGATGACGCAGTCGCAAGGCTACAACATTGGGATTCAAAACTTCAAGAATGCCAACGGCGCGACGGGCTCATCCGCCGGCCAGCTGAATCTTCAGACCGTCAATGCAAGCTCTACTCAGACAGCCGCAGTGGCCGGCTCCGGTGGTTTCTTGATCGGTGCGAAGACCACCCTTACTTCCGTTGCCGCAGGCGCTGCTTCCGGTTCAGCGGTGGTTGTGGGAACCGTTGCTTTCAGTTCGTCACAAGGCTATTCAATAACCACGAGTACATCTGGAACGCTGTTTGGCCAGACGACGGTTGCCAGTCAGTTAGACAATGTCGGTAATGCGACGGTCGCGACTCAGAAGCAGGCCAATGACGCAATAAAGCGTATCGATGGTGCACTTTCGTTCGTTGATGACTTGAGAGCTACCTTGGGCGCGATCCAGAACCGCTTCAGCTCCGCAATTAGCAGCATGCAGGTGTCGGTCGAGAATGTGAGTGCAGCACGTAGCCGGGTTCAAGATGCGGACTTTGCATCGGAAACGGCGGAACTGAGCCGGACGCAGATTCTGCAACAGGCCGGTACGGCGATGCTCTCGCAAGCCAACGCCTCGAGCCAGAACGTACTGTCCCTCCTACGCTAG
- a CDS encoding flagellin N-terminal helical domain-containing protein, with the protein MAQVINTNIASLNAQRNLSKSGVAMNTAMERLSSGLRINSARDDAAGLAISDRMTSQIRGLNQAARNANDGISVSQVAEGALGEITGVLQRMRELAVQAANDTNTASDRLSIQKEVQQLQQEVTRIATQTQFNGKSILNGDFVAQKFQIGAYADQTISFSIGSARAIDIGANSLVSTAAAVSGSAASAVTGTSAFAASTASGGRISNQTLTITGSTGTPTTVTLASGTGTGAKQLSARDVAEKVNAAAATTAVNASAVTKAYVSNFTVAGTFQMSLYGANEATATSSGIQVTATITDTNDLSALEQAINNVSSATGITAELSADKASLTLTQQEGYNIGIEGFKNANAVTGAGGGTFKLQTVDASSTATAPAGFLVGSQATLAAGSSGAGVVIGTVEFSSSAGYSITSTADSGFPANTLFASATQASTLSNVGEATVATQVQANDAIKRIDGALAFIDDMRATLGALQNRFTSAISSMQSSAENVSAARSRIQDADFAAETAELSRTQILQQAGTAMLSQANASTQNVLQLLQG; encoded by the coding sequence ATGGCACAAGTCATCAATACCAACATCGCGTCCCTCAACGCCCAGCGAAACCTGTCCAAATCCGGCGTTGCCATGAATACGGCCATGGAGCGCCTTTCCTCAGGACTACGCATCAATAGCGCCCGCGACGATGCGGCGGGTCTTGCGATTTCCGATCGCATGACCTCGCAAATTCGAGGCCTCAATCAAGCGGCACGCAACGCCAACGACGGCATTTCAGTGTCGCAGGTTGCTGAAGGAGCTTTGGGAGAAATCACGGGTGTTCTGCAGCGTATGCGCGAGTTGGCGGTGCAGGCGGCGAACGATACCAACACCGCTTCCGATCGGCTTTCTATCCAGAAAGAAGTCCAGCAGCTACAGCAGGAAGTCACTCGCATCGCTACCCAGACACAATTCAACGGCAAAAGTATTCTAAATGGCGATTTCGTGGCACAGAAATTCCAGATCGGCGCTTACGCTGACCAAACCATCAGCTTTTCCATAGGGAGTGCCCGGGCGATCGATATTGGCGCAAACTCTTTGGTTAGTACAGCCGCCGCAGTTTCTGGTTCCGCCGCAAGCGCCGTGACTGGGACGAGCGCGTTTGCCGCTAGTACGGCCTCGGGCGGCAGAATATCTAATCAAACACTAACAATCACGGGCTCAACTGGAACGCCGACAACGGTGACGCTGGCAAGTGGCACCGGGACGGGGGCCAAACAGTTGAGTGCCCGGGACGTGGCGGAAAAAGTCAATGCCGCGGCCGCTACTACCGCTGTTAATGCGTCAGCTGTGACTAAAGCCTATGTCAGCAACTTTACCGTGGCAGGCACGTTCCAGATGAGCCTGTATGGAGCGAACGAAGCTACCGCTACTTCCAGTGGCATACAGGTAACAGCGACCATAACGGACACCAATGATCTTTCCGCACTGGAGCAGGCGATCAACAATGTGAGTTCCGCGACTGGAATTACCGCGGAGTTGAGTGCAGACAAAGCCAGTCTTACCTTGACTCAGCAGGAAGGTTACAACATAGGAATCGAAGGGTTTAAGAACGCGAACGCCGTAACAGGTGCAGGTGGCGGCACCTTCAAGCTGCAAACTGTAGATGCCAGTTCTACAGCGACGGCTCCTGCGGGATTTCTGGTAGGTAGTCAAGCCACTCTCGCAGCTGGGTCTTCGGGTGCGGGTGTTGTGATAGGTACCGTTGAATTCAGCTCTTCGGCCGGATATTCCATCACGAGTACTGCTGATTCAGGGTTCCCCGCTAACACCTTGTTTGCATCGGCAACCCAGGCAAGTACTTTGTCGAACGTCGGCGAAGCGACGGTGGCGACTCAAGTCCAGGCCAACGATGCCATAAAGCGAATAGACGGCGCTCTGGCATTCATCGATGACATGAGGGCAACCTTGGGTGCGTTGCAGAACCGGTTTACTTCTGCCATCAGCAGCATGCAGTCCAGTGCGGAGAATGTGAGTGCGGCCCGGAGCCGAATCCAGGACGCCGATTTCGCGGCCGAGACTGCCGAATTGAGCCGGACGCAGATTCTACAGCAAGCGGGTACTGCGATGCTTTCCCAGGCGAATGCGTCTACGCAGAACGTTCTGCAACTCCTGCAGGGCTAG
- a CDS encoding TMEM165/GDT1 family protein, giving the protein MSCLLPSHWQEWVSGAAGEDALRWLSVSGSSFALIAAAEIGDKSQLVCMTLAGRYRATPIVAGASAAFALLNLLAVLFGAALARWIPADVLGLSVIILFTAFGLKALLASDDEDEGDGVEKSGHGIFVTTFLLIFAAEFGDKTQLAVAGLGATLPPLPIWVGATLALVGTSAAGVWAGKAFLRHLPVHWLHRLSGLFFLGFAAFAAWEWVPEHMDTLVGRILSIFQR; this is encoded by the coding sequence ATGAGTTGTCTGCTGCCGTCCCACTGGCAGGAGTGGGTCTCGGGCGCTGCCGGGGAAGACGCACTGCGTTGGTTGAGCGTTTCGGGCAGTTCCTTTGCCCTTATCGCCGCTGCCGAGATCGGTGACAAGAGCCAGTTGGTCTGCATGACTCTGGCAGGGCGCTACCGAGCGACGCCCATCGTGGCCGGCGCATCGGCCGCGTTTGCGCTTCTAAATCTATTGGCGGTTCTGTTTGGCGCGGCGCTCGCGCGCTGGATTCCTGCGGATGTCCTGGGCCTCTCGGTCATCATTCTGTTCACCGCTTTCGGACTCAAGGCGCTGCTTGCCAGTGACGATGAGGACGAAGGCGATGGCGTGGAGAAGAGTGGCCACGGCATTTTCGTGACGACGTTTCTGCTGATTTTTGCCGCCGAGTTCGGTGACAAGACGCAGCTTGCGGTCGCGGGTTTGGGGGCCACCTTACCGCCGCTGCCCATCTGGGTTGGCGCGACTTTGGCCCTCGTGGGTACTTCGGCGGCCGGTGTGTGGGCAGGAAAGGCGTTCCTGCGCCATCTGCCGGTACACTGGCTGCATCGGCTCAGCGGCCTATTTTTCCTTGGTTTTGCGGCCTTCGCCGCTTGGGAGTGGGTGCCCGAGCATATGGACACCTTGGTCGGCCGTATCCTGTCGATCTTCCAGCGCTAA